In Candidatus Binatia bacterium, one DNA window encodes the following:
- a CDS encoding MFS transporter, producing MASTRVRCYAEDPVHTAAVSPAPTSIPPGPVALFTPRFWLACAVHFTGALAGALYILFPLFIRSLGGNDFLIGAFTGLAGAAAVAARFPLGRLLDTQGRRRVLMAAGAVHVVSWAGFAWIDRLGAPFTALVILHGLAAGSLFAGYFTYASDITPIARRTEGIAMFGVFGMLTNGLSPALGEWLIAGPGFDAYFLTATALAALSLLLSALLPETMPARSAAHRADRPSVPLSMRPLLFPLAITFVFAVAVNSVFTFLAPFAQSTGRGSVGSFFLAYSSAAVVVRVLGGRLPDRIGPRRVLIPALVVTAAGVLWVAHADGRTALIAVGAVCGAGHGYAFPILNVLTMEQVAAAHRGRAISWFTAMFDLGVTIANPILGAIADTAGYVTMYTVSGIALVGAAGAVWGKAAADGRRNH from the coding sequence ATGGCATCGACGCGGGTCCGGTGCTACGCCGAGGACCCCGTGCACACTGCCGCCGTCTCGCCAGCACCGACGTCCATCCCGCCCGGGCCTGTGGCCCTGTTCACACCGCGCTTCTGGCTGGCGTGCGCTGTGCACTTTACCGGCGCCCTGGCCGGAGCGTTGTACATTCTTTTCCCGCTATTCATCCGCAGTCTGGGCGGTAACGACTTCCTCATCGGTGCGTTCACGGGGCTCGCCGGAGCGGCCGCCGTGGCAGCGCGCTTCCCGCTCGGCCGCTTGCTCGACACGCAGGGCCGGCGACGGGTGCTGATGGCGGCCGGCGCCGTACACGTCGTATCGTGGGCCGGGTTCGCGTGGATCGATCGCCTCGGCGCGCCCTTCACGGCTCTGGTCATCCTGCACGGCCTCGCCGCAGGCTCCCTGTTCGCGGGGTACTTCACGTACGCCAGCGACATTACGCCGATCGCGCGGCGAACCGAGGGGATCGCCATGTTCGGCGTTTTCGGAATGCTGACCAACGGGCTCAGTCCGGCACTCGGCGAGTGGTTGATTGCCGGTCCGGGGTTCGACGCGTACTTCCTGACCGCAACCGCACTGGCGGCGCTGTCGCTGCTGCTGTCGGCTCTACTGCCCGAGACCATGCCGGCACGCTCTGCGGCACACCGCGCGGATCGGCCTTCGGTTCCCCTGTCGATGCGCCCCCTGCTCTTTCCGCTGGCAATCACGTTCGTGTTTGCAGTCGCCGTGAACAGCGTGTTCACGTTTCTCGCGCCGTTCGCGCAGTCGACGGGCCGTGGCAGCGTCGGCAGTTTCTTTCTGGCGTATTCGTCCGCCGCCGTGGTGGTGCGGGTGCTCGGCGGCCGGCTGCCGGACCGGATCGGGCCGCGGCGCGTCCTGATCCCGGCATTAGTTGTCACGGCGGCCGGAGTGCTATGGGTGGCGCACGCCGACGGGCGTACCGCGCTCATCGCGGTCGGCGCGGTGTGTGGGGCGGGGCACGGCTACGCGTTCCCGATCTTGAACGTGTTGACCATGGAACAGGTCGCCGCGGCGCATCGCGGCCGCGCGATAAGCTGGTTCACGGCGATGTTCGACCTCGGCGTGACGATCGCCAATCCGATCCTCGGCGCAATCGCCGATACCGCCGGATACGTGACGATGTACACAGTATCGGGGATCGCGTTGGTCGGTGCAGCGGGGGCGGTATGGGGGAAGGCGGCGGCAGACGGGCGGCGGAACCATTAG
- a CDS encoding OB-fold domain-containing protein encodes MAGIVRYGSYVPYFRLTRAAIGGGRGERAVASYDEDAVSMAVEAARDALRGGVAVDTLLFATTSPPYAEKLNAATIQAALDLPETIAAVELGSSSRMGLAALLLGLDLAEAGRSAVVCAGDVVVGAPGGSRETQGGDAAAAFVTGGDGDAVARLLGRASATLEILDVWRLPDERFARQWEERFSADMMGPAVVDTAKRALQAAGVDPASLKAVVLDGTNPRSLAGLPKALGLDPAQLTDPLTTTVGRSGAAHAGLLLARALDGARPGDRILVVCEADGADALVFEVTEKIASVARGRKVDQWIASKRNDLAYNTYLKWRGVLPFEPPRRPDPERPAAPPMRRAERWKMAFVGSRCTQCQTGHLPPQRVCVKCGAVDKMRDERFADTSCRIATYTLDHLAYSLQPPVVAAIVDYEGGGRFGCELTDVDPKEVAIGNHLEMSFRRLYTGQGVHNYFWKARPGR; translated from the coding sequence GTGGCCGGAATCGTCCGATACGGAAGTTACGTGCCCTACTTCCGCCTCACCCGCGCCGCCATCGGCGGTGGCAGGGGCGAACGCGCCGTCGCCAGTTACGACGAAGACGCCGTCTCGATGGCGGTGGAAGCCGCGCGCGACGCCCTGCGCGGCGGTGTTGCCGTCGACACCTTGCTGTTCGCGACGACCAGCCCCCCTTATGCCGAGAAGTTGAATGCGGCCACTATACAGGCCGCCCTCGACCTGCCGGAGACCATCGCTGCCGTCGAGCTTGGCAGCTCCAGTCGCATGGGTCTTGCGGCTCTGCTGCTGGGTCTCGATCTGGCCGAGGCAGGCCGGTCGGCGGTGGTCTGTGCGGGCGATGTTGTAGTCGGCGCGCCGGGCGGGTCGCGGGAGACTCAGGGCGGCGACGCGGCGGCGGCCTTCGTGACCGGGGGCGACGGCGATGCCGTGGCGCGGCTGCTCGGGCGGGCCTCGGCCACCCTCGAGATCCTCGACGTCTGGCGTCTGCCGGACGAGCGCTTTGCCAGGCAGTGGGAGGAACGCTTCAGCGCCGACATGATGGGTCCGGCCGTCGTGGACACTGCGAAGCGGGCGCTGCAGGCGGCGGGGGTCGACCCGGCGTCGTTGAAAGCGGTTGTGCTCGATGGCACCAACCCGCGCAGCCTGGCCGGTTTGCCGAAGGCGCTCGGCCTCGACCCGGCCCAACTCACCGACCCGCTTACGACGACAGTGGGCCGCAGCGGCGCCGCGCACGCGGGCTTACTGCTCGCCCGGGCCCTCGATGGCGCGCGGCCCGGAGACCGCATCCTCGTCGTTTGCGAGGCCGACGGCGCCGACGCCCTTGTCTTCGAAGTGACCGAGAAGATCGCCAGTGTGGCCCGGGGCCGCAAGGTGGATCAGTGGATCGCCTCGAAACGTAACGACCTTGCCTACAACACCTATCTCAAGTGGCGCGGCGTTCTGCCGTTCGAGCCGCCGCGCCGCCCCGATCCCGAACGTCCGGCCGCGCCGCCAATGCGCCGCGCCGAACGCTGGAAGATGGCGTTCGTCGGTTCGCGCTGTACCCAGTGCCAGACCGGCCATCTGCCGCCGCAGCGTGTGTGCGTGAAGTGTGGCGCCGTCGACAAGATGCGCGACGAACGCTTTGCCGACACGTCGTGCCGGATCGCAACGTACACGCTCGACCATCTGGCCTACTCGCTGCAGCCGCCGGTGGTGGCGGCGATCGTGGACTACGAGGGTGGCGGCCGGTTCGGCTGCGAACTCACCGACGTCGATCCGAAGGAAGTCGCCATCGGCAACCATCTGGAGATGAGCTTCCGTCGGCTTTATACGGGTCAGGGAGTGCACAACTACTTCTGGAAGGCGCGCCCGGGCCGCTAG
- a CDS encoding acetyl-CoA acetyltransferase, producing the protein MASRGIKDRVAIVGMGCTPFGEHWRKSADDLLVDAFGDACKSGGIESGQVDAYWLGTFGSGISGLMLSEALKIPYKPVTRLENMCATGSEAIRNAAYAVASGAYDLVMAIGVEKLKDSGYSGLTVAGPPSDGTQSNMTAPATFSLLAPAYAKKYGVSDDTLKQVLARIAWKNHKNGERNPKAQFRKEVPMETICKSPSVAGMLGIFDCSGVSDGAAAAILCRAEDAHRYTDAPIFIKALAFAAGPAEGYFSQDYDFTTFPEVVASCTDAYRQAGVEHPREEVSMAEVHDCFTPTELVLMEDMGFSRRGQAWKDVLDGRFDGDGVQPVNPDGGLKSFGHPIGASGLRMMYEMWLQLRGEAGPRQIKAPKLGLTHNLGGAPGRCVSFVSLVGR; encoded by the coding sequence ATGGCCAGCAGGGGAATCAAGGACCGGGTCGCCATCGTCGGTATGGGCTGCACGCCGTTCGGCGAGCACTGGCGGAAGAGCGCCGACGATCTTCTCGTCGATGCCTTCGGAGATGCGTGCAAGTCCGGGGGCATAGAGTCGGGTCAGGTCGACGCCTACTGGTTGGGTACGTTCGGCAGCGGCATTTCCGGCCTCATGCTCTCCGAGGCTTTGAAGATCCCGTACAAGCCGGTGACGCGCCTCGAGAACATGTGCGCCACCGGCAGCGAGGCGATTCGCAATGCCGCCTACGCGGTTGCCTCCGGGGCGTACGATCTGGTTATGGCCATCGGCGTCGAAAAGCTGAAGGACTCCGGTTACAGCGGCCTGACCGTTGCCGGTCCGCCGAGCGACGGCACGCAATCTAACATGACCGCACCGGCGACGTTTTCGTTACTCGCCCCGGCGTACGCGAAGAAGTACGGCGTGTCGGACGACACGCTGAAGCAGGTGCTGGCGCGCATCGCCTGGAAGAACCACAAGAACGGCGAGCGCAATCCCAAGGCGCAATTCCGCAAGGAGGTGCCGATGGAAACCATCTGCAAGTCGCCGTCGGTGGCCGGCATGCTCGGCATCTTCGATTGCTCCGGCGTCAGCGACGGCGCGGCCGCGGCGATCCTCTGCCGAGCCGAGGACGCGCACCGGTACACGGACGCGCCGATCTTCATCAAGGCGCTCGCCTTCGCGGCGGGCCCGGCCGAGGGTTACTTCTCGCAGGACTACGATTTCACCACCTTTCCGGAGGTGGTCGCGAGCTGCACGGATGCCTATCGGCAAGCCGGTGTGGAGCATCCCCGGGAAGAGGTGAGCATGGCCGAGGTCCACGACTGCTTCACGCCGACCGAGCTGGTCCTCATGGAGGACATGGGCTTCTCGCGACGCGGGCAGGCGTGGAAGGACGTACTCGACGGGCGTTTCGACGGCGACGGGGTGCAGCCGGTCAATCCGGACGGCGGGCTGAAGAGCTTCGGCCATCCGATCGGTGCCAGCGGTCTGCGGATGATGTACGAGATGTGGTTGCAGCTACGGGGCGAAGCCGGTCCGCGTCAGATCAAGGCTCCGAAGCTCGGTCTGACCCACAACCTCGGCGGCGCCCCGGGCCGCTGCGTCAGCTTCGTGTCGCTGGTCGGGCGGTAG